GCGGCTTCGCGGTGCCGTCGTCGTAGTCCTTCACGACCTTGAGCATCTTGTCGATCTGCGCCTGCAGGTCATTGCCGACTCCGAGCTCGCCGAGCGCGGGTGCGCCCGGCATCCCGCAGTAGCCGACCAGGCGACGTCCGGGAAGGATGGTGCGGCCGCCGCCGGGCAGGGTCGCCTGCGTCGCTGTAGGCATCGGCGTGGGAGCCGATGTCGAGGTGGTCCCGACCGGCGTCGCGCCCTTCGTGCTGCCGGTCGTCGACGTGCTGTCGCCACCGCTGCCGCTGCACGCGCTCACCCCGGCCGCCGCAGCGGCGACCAGGAAGGCGCGTCGTCCGATCTTCGTTCCCCCGAGCCTCATCACCCATTCACAGTATGCCGACGCGTCCGGTCAGCGGGCGACCGGCTCGCTGATCCGGCCGTCGACGATGCGCACGACCTCGTCGTGCTCGCCCAGGGTGGCGAGGTCGTGGGTGACCACGACGGTGCCGACGCCGCGCTCGACGGTGAGGCCGCGCAGCAGGTCGATGATCGCCAGCCCCCGGTCGTGGTCGAGCGCCGACGTCGGTTCGTCGACCAGCAGCAGCTGCGGCTGGTTCATCAGGGCCCGGGCGATGCCCACCCGCTGGCGCTGACCACCCGACAACGCCGCCGGACGCCGGTCGGCCACGGCCGACAACCCCACCTCGTCCAGCAGCGACAGTGCGCGCTTCTTGGCAGCGGCCGAACGGTCACCCGACAGCCGGGCCACCATCTCCAGTTGCTCACGGGCGGTGAGCGACCCGAGCAGGTGCGGTTGCTGGAAGACGAAGCCGATCCGGTTGCGGCGCAGATCGGTTCGGGTCGATCGCCGCTTCCCGGTGACCTCGCGTCCGTCGAGCAGCACCCGCCCCGAGGTGGGGGTGAGCAGCAGACCGGCCACGGCCAGTAGGGTCGACTTGCCCGACCCGCTCGGGCCGGTCACCGCGACGAACTCACCGCCGTCGACCGTGAACGAGACATCGTCGAGCGCCATGACGACACCGTCGCCGTCGGGGAACTCCATTGAGACGTGGTCGAGTTCGAGCACCTTCATCGCGCACCTGCCAGAGCGTTCATCGGGTCGACGGTGATGACGCGGCGCAGCGCGGCGGCCGCGCCGATCAGCCCGACGACGAGTAAGAGGATCAACGGGTTGAGCACGGTCGCCACCTCGATGACGACCGGCACGGTGCCGGCCACCGCGAGGCCGGCGGCGACCGCCACCGTCGCCCCGATCAGCCCGCCGATGAGGAGGGTGAGCAGGGCCTGTCCCAGGGCGTCGCCGACCAAGTAGGAGGTCTTCGCCCCGATCGCCTTGAGCACCGCGAGGTCGGTCTCGCGCTGCACCGTCCAGACGGTGAAAAACGCGCCGATCACCAGGGCGCTGATCGCGATCAGCAGCACCCGGATCATCGTCAGCGAACCGTTCTCGGCCGAGTACGACCCGATCGCCGACAGCGACTCCTTCGGGGTCTGCGCCGACAAGCCGGTGGCCGCGTCGAAGGCCGCCCGGTCGAACCCGGACGCGGTGTCGACCAGCAGCACCGAACCGGCGCCGGAGGCTCCGCCGGTCGCCGCCCAGACCGTGCGCGGAACCCACAGCACCGGCAGGTGGCTGAAGGAGGCGTTGTCGGCCAACGCGGCCACCCGCAGCGTCGCATCGCCGACGGTCACCTGGTCGCCGACCCGCAGCCCGTGCTCCTCGGCGAAGTCGCGGCAGACGACGGTGTTGCCGGCGAGGAGTTCGCGCGGGGCCGCCGCGCTGCCCGGGTCGACCCCGAAAATCGTCACCTGGGTGGCCGAGCCGCCGACGGTCGCCCGGGTCGTGGCGATGCCGAGCGGGTCGGCCGAGGTGACTCCCGACTGGGCGCGTGCCGTCTGCACCTGCTGCGGCGTCACCCGGCTGGAGTTGAACGACAGACTCTGCCCGTCGCCCGGCCGCTCGAACGCGATCTGCGCCGAGGGCAACGACGTCACCGCCGAAATCGACTGTCGCGAAAGTCCTTCGGTGAGCCCGCTGAGCATCACCACCAGCGCGGTGATCAACGACACCGCCGTCACCATGAGCGCAAACCTGCCCCGCGCCCACCACAGGTCCCGGATCGCCAGGAACACCTCGTCAACTCCTCTACGTCTCGTGCGGGCACCGGACACGGTGCGCCGTCAACTACTCCAGTGCACCGCGCAGCACCCCCTTTCGACATCGCGCAGGAAGTTGGTTCGGACATCAACCATTCGATGGATGTCCGCGGCTGTCGCGGGGGCCACCGCCCGCAGTACCGTCGGTGTCGATGCCTGAGTCCGATCCCGCCGTCACCTTCGACCGCACGACCCACGACCACGAGGTGCCCCGCGACAGCCCCGTCGTCGCCGCCATGAAATGGGCGATGCACGCGCTGTTCGCATTGCTGCTGGTAGTCGGCACGATCCGCGGCGCGCAGGAGGCCACCCACCCGGTTCCGTTGGTGATCGGGTGTGTGCTGCTCGGCGCCTGGTACCTGCTCGGTCTCGTCGCCGAGGGTCGTTCCCGATCGCTCGGAGTCGCCTGGTTCGCAGTGCTTTTCATCGGTTGGGTCGGGCTGGTCGCGGCGAGCACCGAGCTGTCCTGGGTGGCGTTCGCGCTGTTCTTCCTGGCGCTGCACCTGCTGCCCAAACCGTTCGGGCTGCTCGCGGTGGCCGCCGGCACGGCGGTCGTGGTGACCGCCCAGTTTCGCAGCCCGGGCACCGCCGCGGTGCCGAGCGTGCTCGGCCCGTGCATGGGCGCGATCGTCGCCGTCGGCATGTCGTGGCTCTACCGACAGTTGCGCGCCAAGAGCGAGCAGCGACGGCAACTCAACGCCGAACTCGTTGCGGCGCAAGGCGATCTGATCGCTACCCATGACGCACTCTCCGGCGCGCAACGCGAGGCCGGACGGCTCGACGAACGCACCCGGGTGGCCCGCGACATCCACGACACGCTCGCGCAGGGGTTCTCCAGCATCGTGCTGCTCTCGCGCGCGGGGCTGTCCGGCAACGCCGACGCCGAACGGCTGCGCGACATCCTCACCCGGATCGAGCAGACCGCGTCCGAAGGTCTGGGCGACGCCCGCACCGTGGTGCACGCGCTCACTCCGCCCCAACTCGACCACGCACCGCTGGTCGCGGCGCTCGGACGGCTGGTCGAGCGGCAGACCGGACGCACCCGGGTCGAGTTCGTCACCGACGGCGCGGTGGCGAGCCTGCCGACCACCACCGAGGTGGCGTTGCTGCGCATCGCGCAGGGCGCCTTGGCCAACGTCCGTCAGCACGCGAACGCGCAGCGGGCGGTCGTCACGCTCACCGCCGACGGTCTCGCGGTGCGCCTC
This genomic stretch from Calidifontibacter indicus harbors:
- a CDS encoding ABC transporter ATP-binding protein; protein product: MKVLELDHVSMEFPDGDGVVMALDDVSFTVDGGEFVAVTGPSGSGKSTLLAVAGLLLTPTSGRVLLDGREVTGKRRSTRTDLRRNRIGFVFQQPHLLGSLTAREQLEMVARLSGDRSAAAKKRALSLLDEVGLSAVADRRPAALSGGQRQRVGIARALMNQPQLLLVDEPTSALDHDRGLAIIDLLRGLTVERGVGTVVVTHDLATLGEHDEVVRIVDGRISEPVAR
- a CDS encoding FtsX-like permease family protein, which produces MFLAIRDLWWARGRFALMVTAVSLITALVVMLSGLTEGLSRQSISAVTSLPSAQIAFERPGDGQSLSFNSSRVTPQQVQTARAQSGVTSADPLGIATTRATVGGSATQVTIFGVDPGSAAAPRELLAGNTVVCRDFAEEHGLRVGDQVTVGDATLRVAALADNASFSHLPVLWVPRTVWAATGGASGAGSVLLVDTASGFDRAAFDAATGLSAQTPKESLSAIGSYSAENGSLTMIRVLLIAISALVIGAFFTVWTVQRETDLAVLKAIGAKTSYLVGDALGQALLTLLIGGLIGATVAVAAGLAVAGTVPVVIEVATVLNPLILLLVVGLIGAAAALRRVITVDPMNALAGAR
- a CDS encoding sensor histidine kinase — translated: MPESDPAVTFDRTTHDHEVPRDSPVVAAMKWAMHALFALLLVVGTIRGAQEATHPVPLVIGCVLLGAWYLLGLVAEGRSRSLGVAWFAVLFIGWVGLVAASTELSWVAFALFFLALHLLPKPFGLLAVAAGTAVVVTAQFRSPGTAAVPSVLGPCMGAIVAVGMSWLYRQLRAKSEQRRQLNAELVAAQGDLIATHDALSGAQREAGRLDERTRVARDIHDTLAQGFSSIVLLSRAGLSGNADAERLRDILTRIEQTASEGLGDARTVVHALTPPQLDHAPLVAALGRLVERQTGRTRVEFVTDGAVASLPTTTEVALLRIAQGALANVRQHANAQRAVVTLTADGLAVRLDVRDDGDGFDPDRPIVPSQQGGYGIAAMRARTEEAGGLFDIVSAPGEGTTVHAEIPLPRGGAR